One Polypterus senegalus isolate Bchr_013 chromosome 10, ASM1683550v1, whole genome shotgun sequence DNA segment encodes these proteins:
- the LOC120536751 gene encoding galectin-1-like, with translation MSGFEVKNIDLKHGDKLKIKGKIAGDAKRFQIDLGKGPNDLAMHFNPRFHDDRDGKVIVCNSNRGGSWGSEKRDSNFPFEKGHEIKLNVKILQEGFEVELPNGHTVKFSNRFDDKITYMNVSGDFKVTSFKVE, from the exons ATGTCG GGATTTGAAGTGAAGAATATCGATCTGAAGCATGGTGACAAgctgaaaatcaaagggaaaattGCTGGTGATGCTAAGCG CTTCCAGATCGACCTTGGAAAGGGTCCCAATGATCTAGCAATGCACTTCAACCCTCGCTTTCATGACGACAGAGATGGCAAAGTGATTGTGTGCAATTCTAATCGCGGGGGCAGTTGGGGTTCTGAAAAGAGAGACTCAAACTTCCCCTTCGAGAAAGGCCATGAGATCAAG CTGAATGTAAAAATATTGCAAGAAGGTTTTGAGGTGGAACTGCCCAACGGACACACAGTCAAGTTTTCCAACCGGTTCGACGACAAGATCACCTACATGAATGTGAGTGGTGACTTCAAGGTGACCTCCTTCAAGGTTGAATAA